Proteins from one Halopseudomonas pelagia genomic window:
- a CDS encoding YnbE family lipoprotein has product MRWRLIPITVVAFGLLAGCTPTVQLAAPNEPININLNVKIQHEIYIKVDKQLDELFSESSGLF; this is encoded by the coding sequence ATGCGATGGCGTCTGATCCCGATTACTGTGGTGGCGTTCGGGTTGCTGGCGGGCTGTACGCCCACCGTGCAGCTGGCGGCCCCAAATGAACCTATCAATATCAATCTGAACGTGAAGATCCAGCACGAGATCTATATCAAGGTCGACAAGCAGTTGGATGAACTCTTCAGCGAATCCAGTGGCCTGTTCTAG
- a CDS encoding NfeD family protein — MVESTILNGYAFWLLLGLVLLASEFFVPGLIAAFFGLGALVVGALTLFGVIESTGAQLTCFAVISLVALFLLRRQCQRWLQGTESDRSLKDMDDAGFIGARVQVIGDFVDGVGDVTLNGAKWDAESSDPLIAGEHAWVVDHNGIVLKVSRQRP, encoded by the coding sequence ATGGTGGAAAGCACGATCTTGAATGGTTATGCGTTCTGGCTTTTGCTGGGGCTGGTATTGCTGGCATCGGAGTTTTTTGTACCGGGCTTGATAGCCGCTTTTTTCGGGCTTGGCGCCCTTGTCGTTGGTGCTTTGACCTTGTTCGGGGTGATCGAATCCACTGGCGCGCAGTTGACCTGCTTTGCGGTCATCAGTCTGGTTGCCTTGTTCCTCTTGCGGCGGCAGTGCCAGCGTTGGCTTCAAGGTACCGAGTCCGACCGCTCGCTGAAGGATATGGACGATGCCGGCTTTATTGGCGCGCGGGTCCAGGTGATCGGGGATTTCGTCGATGGCGTGGGTGATGTAACGCTCAATGGTGCCAAGTGGGATGCTGAATCCAGTGACCCGTTGATCGCCGGTGAGCATGCCTGGGTGGTCGATCATAATGGCATAGTACTCAAGGTCAGCCGACAGCGGCCGTGA
- a CDS encoding lipase secretion chaperone codes for MKVLIYLPFAAAALLVGWQLLAPEDAVVTERAKAPQAAAPTPTYESMQHIPNRLGLAAPTDGIESLRETEVDGTLEVDAQGNLVISEQLRHLFDYFFTAVGEISFEEAAERIRIYLASQLQDPALGQSLTLLQNYIDYKTALVELEQGFPVVADIAGLRARQDEVQRLRARLFSPEAHAAFFAAEEIYNHFTLERLAILQDPNLTDDDKASMIENLRQSLPDDVQDLLIPQIHQELTVQTEQLLEQGADPSEVRELRLSLVGPEATGRLEDLDQERQQWQQRMDDFSAEREAILSYNGLAEEDKQAAIEELLESRFNANERLRVSSLLDMTAE; via the coding sequence ATGAAAGTCCTGATATACCTGCCCTTCGCCGCCGCAGCATTACTCGTCGGCTGGCAACTGCTGGCACCGGAAGATGCCGTCGTGACCGAGCGTGCGAAAGCGCCCCAGGCAGCCGCCCCCACGCCTACCTATGAATCCATGCAACACATTCCGAACCGTCTGGGTTTGGCCGCGCCAACCGACGGCATTGAGTCGCTACGTGAAACGGAGGTGGACGGTACGCTGGAAGTCGACGCCCAGGGCAATCTGGTGATCAGCGAGCAGTTGCGCCACCTGTTCGACTATTTCTTCACCGCCGTTGGCGAAATCAGCTTTGAAGAAGCCGCCGAGCGCATTCGCATTTATCTCGCCAGCCAATTGCAGGACCCGGCTCTGGGCCAGTCGCTGACATTGCTGCAGAACTATATCGATTACAAGACCGCGCTGGTGGAGCTGGAGCAAGGGTTTCCGGTAGTCGCTGACATTGCCGGTCTACGTGCCCGCCAGGACGAAGTCCAACGCCTACGCGCGCGCCTGTTCAGTCCGGAAGCGCATGCGGCGTTTTTTGCCGCAGAAGAAATCTACAACCATTTCACCCTTGAGCGGCTGGCGATTCTGCAGGACCCTAACCTGACCGACGATGACAAGGCGTCGATGATCGAGAACCTGCGCCAGAGCCTGCCTGACGATGTACAGGACTTGCTGATACCGCAGATCCATCAAGAGCTGACGGTGCAAACCGAGCAGTTGCTTGAGCAGGGCGCCGACCCCAGCGAAGTCCGAGAGCTACGCCTGTCACTGGTTGGACCTGAGGCGACCGGCCGGCTGGAGGATCTGGATCAGGAGCGTCAACAATGGCAACAACGCATGGATGATTTCAGCGCCGAGCGCGAGGCCATTCTGAGCTACAACGGACTGGCAGAAGAAGACAAACAGGCCGCGATTGAGGAACTGCTCGAGAGCCGCTTCAATGCCAACGAACGGCTGCGAGTCAGCAGCCTGCTTGATATGACCGCTGAATAG
- a CDS encoding SPFH domain-containing protein, producing MDITTMISLAFLVLVVIAVAKTARIVPQRSAFIVERLGKYAKTLEAGFHLLVPFVDRVSYKHTLKEEAIDVPSQACVTKDNIQVVVNGVLYLQVVDAKLASYGINDYRYAAMQLAQTTLRSVVGKIELDKTFEERETINTQVVLALDEAAKPWGVKVLRYEIADIELPATILDALEKQMRAERERRAVVAQSEGEREAKINVSEGMKQETINLSEADKQRQINEAEGRAREIQLIAEATAEGLRRVAEAINTEGGKDAVGLRVAEQYVREFGKLAKTNNTMILPAELTNIGAAVAAITKTMESVKQPPNL from the coding sequence ATGGACATTACTACAATGATTTCGCTGGCCTTTCTGGTATTGGTCGTCATCGCGGTGGCCAAAACGGCGCGCATCGTGCCCCAGCGATCGGCTTTTATCGTCGAGCGTCTGGGTAAATATGCCAAGACCCTGGAAGCCGGTTTTCACCTGCTGGTGCCCTTTGTTGATCGGGTCTCCTACAAGCATACGTTGAAGGAAGAGGCCATCGACGTGCCCAGCCAGGCCTGTGTGACCAAGGACAACATTCAGGTCGTGGTCAACGGGGTACTTTACCTTCAGGTGGTGGACGCGAAACTGGCCAGCTACGGGATCAATGATTACCGTTATGCAGCCATGCAGCTGGCGCAAACTACCTTGCGCTCGGTCGTCGGTAAAATCGAGCTGGACAAGACTTTTGAAGAGCGGGAAACCATCAACACCCAGGTGGTGCTGGCGCTGGATGAAGCGGCCAAGCCCTGGGGCGTAAAGGTGCTGCGCTATGAGATTGCTGACATCGAGCTGCCAGCGACCATTCTTGATGCACTGGAAAAGCAGATGCGCGCCGAGCGGGAGCGTCGTGCCGTGGTTGCCCAGTCAGAAGGCGAGCGGGAAGCCAAGATCAACGTCTCGGAAGGTATGAAGCAGGAAACCATCAACCTCTCCGAAGCCGACAAGCAGCGTCAGATCAACGAAGCTGAAGGCCGTGCCCGCGAGATTCAGTTGATTGCCGAAGCGACCGCCGAGGGCCTGCGCCGGGTGGCCGAAGCGATCAATACCGAAGGCGGTAAGGATGCGGTAGGCTTGCGAGTTGCCGAGCAATATGTGCGTGAATTTGGCAAGCTGGCGAAGACCAACAACACCATGATATTGCCTGCCGAGTTGACCAATATCGGCGCTGCCGTGGCCGCGATTACCAAGACCATGGAAAGCGTCAAGCAGCCGCCTAACCTCTGA
- a CDS encoding DUF3047 domain-containing protein produces MMSRTAPGVIAMAMLLASSTAALADTTSITPADILAWDSRDFAGPSQYRMDQSGNQTLVRAQCINGASALYLEQVVDLQQTPILKWSWAVENTFEGIDETSKGGDDYPVRLYVVKDGGLLPWRTKALNYVWSSAQPVGADWPNAYTANAHMLALRSGPPPTPGKLVEEQRNVREDFKTYHGMDPGSIDGIAIMTDCDNSQQPVTGWYGSISWHAEGD; encoded by the coding sequence ATGATGAGTAGAACCGCACCTGGCGTGATCGCCATGGCGATGCTATTGGCCAGTTCAACTGCGGCCCTGGCTGACACCACAAGCATCACCCCGGCCGACATACTGGCATGGGATAGTCGCGATTTCGCCGGCCCCAGCCAATACCGCATGGATCAAAGTGGCAATCAGACGCTGGTGCGCGCGCAGTGCATTAACGGCGCTTCTGCGCTGTATCTGGAACAAGTGGTCGATCTTCAGCAAACGCCGATCCTGAAATGGTCCTGGGCGGTAGAAAACACCTTTGAGGGTATCGATGAGACCAGCAAGGGCGGCGATGATTACCCGGTCAGGCTATATGTAGTGAAGGACGGCGGGCTTCTGCCCTGGCGTACCAAGGCACTGAACTATGTATGGTCAAGCGCGCAACCGGTCGGGGCCGACTGGCCGAATGCCTACACCGCGAACGCGCACATGCTGGCCTTGCGCAGCGGCCCGCCGCCCACGCCAGGGAAGTTGGTCGAGGAACAGCGCAACGTGCGGGAAGATTTCAAGACCTACCACGGCATGGATCCGGGCAGCATTGATGGCATCGCCATCATGACCGACTGCGACAACAGTCAACAGCCGGTCACCGGCTGGTATGGCAGCATCAGTTGGCACGCCGAGGGCGATTAG
- a CDS encoding YdbL family protein, with protein MRMNSRFFAVLLALLVSAPVWALSLNEAMSALPAAKSAGQLGEQPNGYLGVVSASGSAAEIAKQINQARREEYQRLAEENGIQLRDVESIAGKKALDRTPAGQYILLNDVWMKK; from the coding sequence ATGCGCATGAATAGTCGATTTTTTGCGGTTTTACTGGCGCTGCTGGTCAGTGCGCCGGTCTGGGCATTGAGCCTTAACGAGGCGATGTCTGCTTTGCCGGCGGCCAAGTCCGCGGGCCAGCTGGGCGAGCAGCCCAATGGTTATCTCGGCGTGGTCAGCGCCTCGGGCAGTGCGGCTGAGATCGCCAAGCAGATCAACCAGGCCCGTCGTGAGGAATATCAGCGCCTGGCCGAGGAAAACGGCATCCAGCTTAGGGATGTGGAGTCGATCGCCGGCAAGAAGGCCTTGGATCGCACGCCCGCAGGGCAATACATTCTGCTTAATGACGTGTGGATGAAGAAATAG
- a CDS encoding triacylglycerol lipase, whose protein sequence is MHNKTRLALALGLAATVAVCGQAQANYTKTQYPIVLAHGMLGFDNILGINYWYGIPANLRSGGASVYVTSVSQLDTSEKRGEQLLQQVQNIVAISGKRKVNLIGHSHGGPTIRYVAAVRPDLIASATSVGAPHKGSKTADFIRNVPPGSAGETVIAGIVNGLGGLINFLSGGSTTTPQNALGALESLNSAGAARFNARFPQGLPTSNCGTGAYSVNGVRYYSWSGTSPLTNVFDVSDALLGASATPFGFEANDGLVGRCSSRMGMVIRDNYRMNHLDEVNQVFGLTSIFETSPVSVYRQHANRLKNAGL, encoded by the coding sequence ATGCATAACAAAACCAGGCTCGCCCTGGCCTTAGGGCTAGCCGCGACCGTGGCTGTCTGTGGTCAGGCTCAGGCCAACTACACCAAAACCCAATACCCCATCGTACTTGCCCACGGCATGCTCGGATTCGACAATATCCTGGGCATCAATTACTGGTACGGTATTCCAGCCAACCTCCGCAGTGGCGGCGCCAGCGTCTATGTTACTTCGGTCAGCCAGCTCGATACCTCGGAAAAGCGTGGTGAGCAACTGCTGCAACAGGTGCAGAACATCGTTGCTATCAGCGGCAAACGCAAGGTAAACCTGATCGGCCATAGTCATGGCGGCCCAACCATTCGCTACGTCGCTGCCGTTCGACCCGACCTGATTGCCTCGGCGACCAGCGTTGGCGCACCGCACAAGGGCTCGAAAACCGCTGACTTTATCCGCAATGTGCCACCAGGATCGGCCGGTGAAACGGTGATTGCCGGGATCGTGAATGGCCTCGGCGGGCTGATCAATTTTCTCTCAGGCGGCAGCACCACCACCCCACAGAACGCCTTAGGCGCGCTGGAGTCGCTGAACTCGGCGGGCGCAGCGCGATTCAACGCACGCTTCCCGCAGGGCCTGCCAACCAGCAATTGCGGTACCGGCGCCTACAGCGTGAATGGGGTGCGCTATTACTCCTGGAGCGGCACCAGCCCGCTGACCAACGTTTTTGACGTCTCCGACGCCCTGCTGGGTGCCAGCGCCACTCCCTTCGGCTTCGAAGCCAATGATGGACTGGTGGGACGCTGCAGCTCGCGCATGGGTATGGTGATTCGCGACAACTACCGGATGAACCATCTGGATGAAGTCAACCAGGTGTTCGGGCTGACCAGCATCTTCGAGACCAGCCCGGTATCGGTCTACCGTCAACACGCCAACCGGCTGAAAAACGCCGGCCTCTAA